The genome window GGATGAAAAGGGTGATGCATTCACTGATACGTGATTTTTCTGATCAACGCAAAAATGATGGTATTCAACATCGCCCTCCTTTACAATGTTGAAATCAATATCATCAAGAAAACATCTTCTGGTGAGTCTCACATTATTTGTCAATATTGTGACAAATGAGGATATACTATTCATAAATGATATAAGTTATTCTCTCGTTTACGCCCCAATCCTACATACTATTAGTCATATTGCTATCAAGCCGATCGTTTCACAAAGTTAGTTGATCGGCTCTACTACCTCTCATCATTTCATTATAGATTTACAAAATTTATCTTAAAATCAAGCTTGTAAAAGACCAGATAATATTATAATCGATGATGATATTTTGGTCTAAATATAACTCATACAAGATTTGCTCAACTTTCCTCACATTCTAGAATatttaatcttaaaaaaaatcCTTTGGTGTTTCTTCTatctaataaaatttaatttctgTCTTGTTTTTACATGATAAATAGAACATTTATTGAATTTTTTTCCTATTTACTTTGTTGTAAAGGATCTCGCCATGAGGGCACCTCTAGTTGGTGAGTAACATGGCACTCTGTCATAGAGCACTAATGAGTATCAAAACCTTTTGTGGTAATTGGTATCATCACTGTCTTGGATATCCCTCTCCAGAAACTTTAGctatttgttatcttttatctTCCGATAATATGAATAATTTTTCTTGTGAGTCCTAATTTGATAATAAAAACACATATTTACCTTTTGGTATTTCATCTCTTAAGAGCTATAGTCCATTTGATTTAATTTATACTAATGTGTGGGTCTTGCACTCTTTACTTCACATAATGATCTTcgttattatataattttattgatcattTTATGAAATATATATGGCTATATCCTTTACGTCTCAAATCAAATGTTTCATCTATGTTTgtcaaatttaaaaatattattaaaaaattttcaaaaCTTCGATTGGAAGAGAATTTTAAAAATTAGTTATCTTGAATCTCATGATATTCAACATCTCAAAACTTTGGCATATACTTTTGAAAATAATGACTTACTCTTTTATATACTATCAAATTATCTTTAATTTTTTGATCATATGTCTTTCAAACAATTGTCTATCTCATAAATCCACTCCCCACACTTTTACTTGATTTTCAATCTCCattcttaaaattatttaaaaccaTAAGTTTTTAGTTATTTGTGTTATTCATGGTTACGATCATACTCACACAATAAATTTAAACCATAAGTTTTTAGTTATTTGTGTTATTCATGGTTACGATCATACTCACACAATAAACTTGAACATTGCTCTCGTCCATGCATGCATTATTATCGGCTATTGTAATGCACAAAGTGCATACAAATGTCTTGATTTTTTACTAATAAAGTCTATATTTCTAGACATGTTTGTTTCGTTGAAAATGAATTCCCCTACCCTAATAAAGCCATCGTTCATATATGGTCTTCTTCATCACCAGCTATCATGTCACCCTCTCTTTTTAGTCTACCCACATCTGAATCCACTTTTTCGTTTGCGTCTACAAATCCACAACCCACTAACACGTCTTATGCAACACCTCACCACCCTAATGCATTATTGTTCATTTATCACCGTGAGGGTCACATCATAATTTTATTGTCACAGACAATAATAGTACGCTCATCACAGGCTAATATTCTCAAcaaaaaaaacttttatcaaaATCTCAATTTATCTTACTCATATCCAAGATTGATATCTCCAATGGGAGTATCATTTTGcgttaaatcaaatcaaattacaTCTATAAAAATCACATAAATTATATGAAAAAAGATTATGAAATATCACGAATATCAAATCAATCATATCAAGAGATATTATTTCTTGACATCATACAGGATTATTTATATATTCTTCAGTAATCAtttcatatattttattattaattagcTAAGTTTTGATGTCTAAATAAATGTATCATCATGTAACACAAATCATTGAAGTGAATTAACAATTTCATATTCTCTAATTATCTTTTGGTTCTCCaattctttcaaacctactaatgTTTTATATGCACAAAAATATATCCCCTGGAATTACAAATAATAAATGAATTTAGTATACCACCAGATTTGTAATTCAAGTTGAGCATACATAAAAGTGAGCTCGATGCTAACACGCGATAGAGGATGCAAGATTAGCTTAATATTTACAAAGCATGTTATGTTAACAAACAAGATTATGTTAGCTTTAGCTTTCAGATAGAATGACAATGATTAAAAATTTGAGCAATAAAACTGTCAGGAACTTACGATATCGCCAAGAACAGGTAGCTAACTGCCAGCCCAATGTTTATGGTGGTCATCAAAAAGATGAGATAGCCTGTCTTACAGAAGTACATAACAAAACTTGCAACATACATGCATACGATAAATACATTAAACTCACCCTGTAACAAACGCTCAACAGCATCAAACCTTGTACCGCGCACACACATAGTTCATTCCAACATATCACCTGATGTGTAGGAGCTTCTCAGTATTGGTAATGTACACACCACTACATTGTAAGCTCCTCTTCCAAGCCCAATGAGCTTAATTAGAAGCCGACTCTCCTACAAATATAGCATTAGCATCATTGCGTTCAAGTATGGATTCGGATCATATGTTGCTCTTGAGGTTTGATCATCTTTGCCATCTTCTCTCTGTAGAAGATAGAACTTAAACGTGTCAGATGGTGAGAGAAGCCAAGTAGTTAAGGtcgacaaaaggaaaaaaaaaaatagtatgttGGATGATTACTAAGTTTGAGAGCTCATGATGCAGATAATTATCAATTTATTATCCAGAAAATAAAATTTTCCTCGTGCAATATCTAGAATGAAGCAGCACAAACTACCAACATAAACAGTGCATTTCCACTCCCAACTAGAAATAAGCATTTCATTAGGAGGTTATTTATTGTACACCTAAAATAGGGAGATCGTTCATGTTATAATTAAATCACATTTATTAGCATTTCACACAAGAATGCAATAGAATCTGCAGCACCTAGTGTTAATGGAATCAGTAGCTCACCAGCAGAATTATGAGGAGAATGAGCTTCGTTGCCCTTTGCACTCTGCTGGGCTTGTGATGCTGAACTTTGCATGTGTGGCGATGAATTCTGCTTTCCATTTTCAATAGGCAAGGAATGTCTTTTCTTGGGCTGGCTATCATGCAGATCAGGGCTGGATTTTGGAGATGTATTAACATGGGCTCTCGCTCTTGCAGATGCAGTGGCTTGCATATAACCTGGAAGAGAATTGCTACTACTGAGCCTAGGTTCCTGATCAACATGATCAGTCTTTGCTATCCCAAATGAGTTACGCCGCTTGGGAATCTTTGAATCCTTAGTTATACGATCTGTGCTACTTCTTCCACTTGAATCATTATTGGGTTTAGAGGGTGATCTTTTACCAATCGATTGAGACCTTCGCCTCTCAGCAGGTGTGTCATTGTCTTTCTGACTCTTTTTGGCATTTACAGAGACATCACTAGATGGGGTTCCATGTAAATCAGGGACTGTCGCAAGGCTTCTGGGAGTTCCTTCAGGTGATCTAGCTTGTTCCAGCATACCTTCCACATGAGTCGGTACATTGGAATTAGTTGGCTCAGCTGGATGTTGATCAACCTGCGGCAAGTTGATGGAAGCATTCAAGTTAGCCATTGACTGGTCAGTTCCATCAGGTCTCCTGTTAGCATCCAAGTTAGAAAGGTCAAAAGCATTCTCAGCATCAGCAATAATGGCATAATTCTCTTTCTCCAGGGCTCCAATTTCAATAACAATTTCCCCACCTTCAGTTTCAGATTTGTCCGGTGAGTCAAGCGTCGAGGAGATAGATATTTCAGTGCCACACTCTGAAACTGCTGCTTGAATCCTCGAATCATTGAATATCAAATTCTCTGCTGAAATTGCTTCATTGTTATTTGTAAAAGAATTATTCTGAATACTATGGCTCTCTGTTTTTGATTTCAATCCAGCAGCAGAACTAACAGATCGACCAACATTTGACATTGAACTCAGTTCTTCAAACTTTGACTGAGCTGCAACAAATGCTGGATTGCACGGTTTTCTTGAAACAATCACAAATTTCTTGCCTTCCTTCTCTAGTGTTTCAGAGGATGCCCTTTCAGCACTATGCTTGGAACTGTCTCTCACAGATTGAAGCTTATCAGGTACAGTAGTAACTAATATTTCCAAACTTTGATTTGGTTGCAATTGTTTATTATCTGATACACAATCCATATTTTCCTTATTGACCATCTTGGTGTCCGTACAATCTTGGGACATGGTGTTGAAAAGCTCATTTTTCAGTTCTGAATTTTCCACATCAACCCTCAATAAAGGATTGAATGAATTATTTGGAGCAATTACTGGAGTCTGAAACTCGAAGTTGCCAACATTTTCAATCACTGAACTCCTTTTACCATCTGCCAGGATTAGTTCTGCTGGAGAATCCGATAACAATGAGGAAGCTGCATATGGGTTCTCTTTTGCTGGTTCACTCTCTACCATATTAGCATTCTCTTCTACTGACCAATTGTCATGATTCAAATTTTGCTCCTGTTGTTTGCCTACTCCTGATGATATTAAAGCTGTCCATATTTCCAACCACTTCCATGCTGAATCAGACTTTGACGGATCACATTTTATGTAAATGGTTTTTGTCCTTGGTGTAGTTTCCAAAAGCTTGGAAAGAATACAAAGATGAAAGCTCACAGTATAGCAAATCAGACGGAGAGAAATCCAGTAAATCAAGAAAACATAACAATTAGCCATACCTGACGAACAAGGCCATTTGAGAGTACTAGCTTGTTTGATGCTTTATTTGATTTCACAAAAGAATCTCCCTTCTCCTAAGaaagaatgaaaaaaataattaaaaaagcaTTTAATATCATGTTATGGCATTAATGACATTCTCTGTCCGCATTAATCAGTAAGATGTGATGTACATGCTTGGTGAAACGCTCAAACATAAGCCTGACAAGTATTTACCTTCCACTAGAATCCTCAACATCAAATGTCACTAGCATTCTCGATATCAACTTAGCTATGACAACACCATGACCACCATTAGGACCATTGTAATGAATTAACACAGAAGACATTTTAAAAAAGATGAATGAAAGAGATTGTGCTAACGCCACCAAGTTCATGAGGATCTGGAGCCTGTTTCACATAGTTGTGTGCATACAAGCACTGGTTTGAAACAATTGGCACATAAGCAGTGTCAAGATCAAAATAACAGTCAAATATGAATCAACATTCCAAGGAATGACCAATGACTAAGtagttcaaatacaaaaaagaaTGGATTCTACCATGCTAAGACACGTCCATAAAAATTGTCAATTCAAGGACTCATCTAAGTCCAAAATGAAAGCAACACATCAAAAGTTCTAGAAGTTCTTGAGATATTGTTCCATAATAATGATCAGGTTAGTAGCATGTATTTGTAAGTTCTAGCGCTCTACTATTCTAGATTTAAAATGTAATTAAAGTAAACATCACTAATAATTTAATGGATCTCTGGTTATCTACCTGGAATTTTTCTTCTGGTGAAGTGAGCTTCCCAATTAACTTATGAGCATGACGAGCCCTTATAAGTGATTGCATTCTTATGATGGCCTGAATACACCGCAAAGATCCAATTGCCTGCCTCTTGACCAAATATCCACGTATAGCGGCTTGCAACTTGACAACAATCTTGAGTTTGAGGAGCCTTTTCTCAGcctaaaattatcttttaaatatAAGAGAAACTAAACAgatgtgatagaaataatacaagATTCAGAATAAAGTAAGTTTATACCAAATATGCCCTTATTGCTGCCTGAATAACAATAGCATCATATTGACTGAGGGTAGACCCAGCTGGGGTTATACTTCTGTTAGAACTTGATGGAGGAGCTTCAGTATTTACTATGCCTGATGACGATGGAGCCGTTTCAATTGGCTTTTCTTGTACTTCAGCTCTTTCAGGTAAAGAATATTTTGGTGAATTGAAATTAATAGTTGAGATTTCTTGGTTATCCTTGATAGAGCAAACAGAAATAGGTTCTGAGACAGCAGTGTTGCTAAGCACTCGATGCTTGGATGATCTCCTACAGAAGCTCCACCTATGCTTGTCTGATGAAGCTTTGTCCTGAAAAGAATTATATGATATCCGCTAACCAGCTAagcaccaagaagaagaagagaacttTTGAAGCCAACAAAAGTGTCAATGTCAACATTTAtgttttgacaaatgctacatttAGTTTAGAGAATAGACACCCAAAGTAGCACAAGTTAACCAATACATGACCTGAAGACATATCAAAACCAAGCATTAAATCAAATGCAAGCTTGTAAAACATTCAAGTTGGTCATAGTTAGCTAATGCACTTACCAACTAAACGATGGGTACATGTGACTAGAAATGCCTTATCAACTTGTACTATTAGCTATAGAAAACTTAGTTTATTGAACTATCCTTGAATGAGAGTCAAAGTATCGTTTTGAGGCCTTCACATCAATGAGCAACAGTTTGGTCCATAAAGTGTTGTTTTGCGACAATGATTTGGGTGATATCTCAGAACATAATTTGGTCCATAAACATCATTTTGTCGCAATAAACACCTCTCACCATGTTCAAGCTGCTAAAGTGGGAGACTGAAAATATGCTTATACTGCATCAGTCCATCACCCACACTCAATGTGGCACTGCTTCAGGATATTACTCATTTGCATTCTTCATTTCTGCATTGGCTCGATGAGCATGCAAAAGGATGTCGAatcacatttttgtattttccttAAGATTCCTGCACAATTTGTGCCATGCTTAAAATAGTTTATTTTTGCTTTGTATTCCCATGTTCTATTGTCACCTGATAAACTTCATTTATTTTTGCTTAAGATTCCTGCACAATTTGTGCCATGCTTAAAATAGTTTATTTTTGCTTTGTATTCCCATGTTCTATTCCCACTTTAGCAGCTTGAACATAATTTGGTCCATAAACATCATTTTGTCGCAATAAACACCTCTCACCATGTTCAAGCTGCTAAAGTGGGAGACTGAAAATATGCTTATACTGCATCAGTCCATCACCCACACTCAATGTGGCACTGCTTCAGGATATTACTCATTTGCATTCTTCATTTCTGCATTGGCTCGATGAGCATGCAAAAGGATGTCGAatcacatttttgtattttccttAAGATTCCTGCACAATTTGTGCCATGCTTAAAATAGTTTATTTTTGCTTTGTATTCCCATGTTCTATTGTCACCTGATAAACTTCATGCCTTTTACTTTCCCGATGGATGCTTAATGGATAATATTTTATGAAGTTTGGTAGAAGGAAAATGGTACCAATTCATGAAAACTACCAAAGATAACAAATACCAAATTTTCATGAGGGAATCTAGAAATCTACTCTGATGTTATCCATGAGCAATTGCAATTATTGACTGTTTCAATCAGGATTTGCAGACTACAAATTGACCAAACAAATAACATGTCCCTAAGCTCTAACTGCAAGTAGGTGTCTGATTCCTTCTAAGTTTAGTGGCATAAATGAACAGATATAACATATATTGACTGACTGAGTATGCGACAAAGTGAAAAAGTAAAAACAGGCTATAGTTCTCTCCTAACACTTCCTGTGATGCTGCATTTTGCCAATCTGAGGCCAGAAGTGCAAAATAGGATTTATCATCTTCCTTTTTCCTCTTTCCTTGGTCTCCTGTAAAAAAGGGAATTCCGACAACGAAGAACCATGCCAAGTAACAACTCCATCCAATTCACCCGGTTAAAAGTGCATGGCCAGGATTTGCTGAGCCGGATCTATATCAGCGGCGCTTTAGCATTTTCGTACTCCACAGGCTGTAATAACTTAGCACTGTTCAGTGGCAGATGAATAGAGTACGAGACCCCAGTGAAGAACATCCTTGCTTCCAAACAGTCCCTTAACAACCCTCCTCCTCGGATCCAATAGGATACAGATCATCCACTTAGAACCATACACTGTAAGCAAGGAATCAAGATGCAAACCGGCTGTCCCAACCGTCCACATTCTCAGAAAGCACTAATAATACATCAAGCAAACGAAAAATGCAGCTCAATAAGTCGCTGATTTAGCTAATCGGGAAAGAATTTCTGTTAATCTAGAGGAACCAAAATGATTCCTCATTGTTTgggatagaaatggcactcgaGAGATCCAGGTTGACGGATCTGAACCAGGGCCCAGCCGAAGCCGGATAAGA of Musa acuminata AAA Group cultivar baxijiao chromosome BXJ2-3, Cavendish_Baxijiao_AAA, whole genome shotgun sequence contains these proteins:
- the LOC135607239 gene encoding protein IQ-DOMAIN 32-like, with the protein product MARPNCSCFKIIGCGGGDAVDNDELAHGEDKASSDKHRWSFCRRSSKHRVLSNTAVSEPISVCSIKDNQEISTINFNSPKYSLPERAEVQEKPIETAPSSSGIVNTEAPPSSSNRSITPAGSTLSQYDAIVIQAAIRAYLAEKRLLKLKIVVKLQAAIRGYLVKRQAIGSLRCIQAIIRMQSLIRARHAHKLIGKLTSPEEKFQEKGDSFVKSNKASNKLVLSNGLVRQLLETTPRTKTIYIKCDPSKSDSAWKWLEIWTALISSGVGKQQEQNLNHDNWSVEENANMVESEPAKENPYAASSLLSDSPAELILADGKRSSVIENVGNFEFQTPVIAPNNSFNPLLRVDVENSELKNELFNTMSQDCTDTKMVNKENMDCVSDNKQLQPNQSLEILVTTVPDKLQSVRDSSKHSAERASSETLEKEGKKFVIVSRKPCNPAFVAAQSKFEELSSMSNVGRSVSSAAGLKSKTESHSIQNNSFTNNNEAISAENLIFNDSRIQAAVSECGTEISISSTLDSPDKSETEGGEIVIEIGALEKENYAIIADAENAFDLSNLDANRRPDGTDQSMANLNASINLPQVDQHPAEPTNSNVPTHVEGMLEQARSPEGTPRSLATVPDLHGTPSSDVSVNAKKSQKDNDTPAERRRSQSIGKRSPSKPNNDSSGRSSTDRITKDSKIPKRRNSFGIAKTDHVDQEPRLSSSNSLPGYMQATASARARAHVNTSPKSSPDLHDSQPKKRHSLPIENGKQNSSPHMQSSASQAQQSAKGNEAHSPHNSAERRWQR